One stretch of Brevibacillus laterosporus DNA includes these proteins:
- a CDS encoding PAS domain S-box protein: MSTSPLMDGTTFLAMVAHILDEMNEGVHVIDADGTSILYNRKMAELEGMQKEDVLGKKLLEVFQFPPDQESTLLQALQKGESLRQIRQTYLNGKGKEITTINNTLPLQREGMNIGAVEIANDVTKMERLIRENYLAKKELGSTRYTFASIIGNSPAIREMIDHANRVARTSSSVLIVGETGTGKELFVQSIHNASMRAKSPFISQNCAALPDSLIEGLLFGTTKGAFTGAVERPGLFEQAEGGTLFLDELNSLNLSLQAKLLRALQEKTIRRIGDTKDRAFNVRIIAAINEDPIEAISANKLRKDLYYRLGVVTLLIPPLRERREDIPTLTSHFIHKYNRLFQMDVEGVSEDVQRFFGDYDWPGNVRELEHFIEGAMNLMLTEETSIQLEHLPLHHIRRKLPGTTTAPIPGIPLTTASSHEGTSLSSIHSTRAYTTGAFNTELHVHESHVKEALHLLQQDSLPLKEVLHTFEGIYLRKILDQFAGNISHTAEHIGMSRQSLQYRLRRLQQENL; the protein is encoded by the coding sequence ATGTCCACGTCACCCTTGATGGACGGAACAACCTTTCTTGCAATGGTTGCTCATATTTTAGACGAAATGAACGAAGGTGTACACGTTATCGACGCGGATGGCACCTCTATTTTATATAATCGTAAAATGGCTGAACTGGAAGGCATGCAAAAAGAAGATGTCCTTGGCAAGAAGCTATTGGAGGTATTTCAGTTTCCTCCCGATCAAGAAAGCACCTTGCTTCAAGCTCTACAAAAAGGAGAGAGCTTGCGCCAAATCAGACAAACCTATTTAAATGGCAAAGGAAAAGAAATTACTACGATTAATAACACTCTTCCTCTACAACGAGAAGGAATGAATATCGGTGCGGTGGAAATTGCCAATGATGTAACCAAAATGGAGCGTTTGATACGTGAGAATTATCTAGCAAAAAAAGAACTCGGTAGCACCCGCTATACCTTTGCGAGCATTATTGGGAATAGCCCTGCCATTCGTGAAATGATTGATCATGCAAATCGAGTAGCACGTACATCTTCCTCCGTCCTCATCGTAGGCGAGACTGGAACAGGCAAAGAGTTGTTTGTACAAAGTATTCATAATGCAAGTATGCGAGCCAAATCCCCTTTTATTTCGCAAAACTGTGCAGCTTTACCTGACAGCTTAATCGAAGGACTATTATTTGGTACAACCAAAGGTGCCTTTACAGGAGCAGTAGAACGACCCGGCCTTTTTGAGCAAGCAGAAGGCGGTACTTTATTTTTAGATGAACTAAATTCTCTTAACTTGTCCCTCCAAGCTAAATTGTTGCGCGCCTTGCAAGAAAAAACCATCCGACGCATTGGTGATACAAAGGACCGAGCTTTCAACGTCCGAATCATTGCCGCCATTAATGAAGATCCCATCGAAGCTATCTCGGCTAACAAATTGCGGAAAGATTTATATTACCGTTTAGGTGTCGTTACCCTACTCATTCCACCACTGCGTGAACGACGTGAGGATATTCCTACTTTGACCAGTCACTTTATCCATAAATATAATCGTCTGTTTCAAATGGATGTAGAAGGTGTAAGCGAAGATGTCCAACGCTTTTTTGGAGATTATGATTGGCCTGGCAACGTTCGTGAATTGGAGCACTTCATTGAAGGTGCAATGAATTTGATGCTGACAGAAGAAACCTCCATTCAACTTGAGCATTTGCCTCTCCATCATATTCGCCGTAAACTACCTGGTACAACAACAGCTCCAATACCCGGGATTCCATTAACAACGGCTTCAAGTCATGAAGGAACTTCTTTATCATCCATCCATTCTACTAGGGCTTATACGACTGGAGCTTTTAACACTGAACTACATGTACATGAATCTCATGTTAAAGAAGCCCTGCACCTCCTACAGCAAGATTCTTTACCATTAAAAGAAGTGTTACACACCTTTGAGGGGATCTATCTCCGAAAAATATTAGATCAATTTGCAGGAAATATATCCCATACCGCAGAACATATAGGAATGAGTCGACAAAGTTTGCAATATCGCTTACGTCGTTTACAACAGGAAAATCTGTAA
- a CDS encoding ornithine--oxo-acid transaminase: MTTTKQIIDQTEQFGAHNYHPLPIVISKAEGVWVEDPEGTRYLDMLSAYSALNQGHRHPKIIQALKDQADKVTLTSRAFYNDQLGHFYEKVANLTSKDMVIPMNSGAEAVETAVKAVRRWAYDSKKVPANQAEIIVCEGNFHGRTITITSFSSADEYKRGFGPFTPGFKIIPYGDIKALEDAITPNTAAFLVEPIQGEAGIIIPEEGFLREARRLCDEHNVLLLADEIQTGFGRTGKMFATDWEGIKADMYIMGKALGGGVFPISAVAADREVLGVFEPGSHGSTFGGNPLGCAVAVAALEVLEEEGLVERSLELGAYFMEKIKEIKNPHIKDVRGKGLFIGLELDTEARPYCEKLKTLGLLCKETHDTTIRFAPPLVISKEELDWAIERIKQVLA; the protein is encoded by the coding sequence ATGACAACAACAAAGCAAATCATTGATCAGACAGAACAGTTCGGAGCGCATAATTATCATCCACTGCCGATTGTTATTTCCAAAGCAGAGGGCGTTTGGGTAGAAGATCCTGAAGGCACTCGCTATTTAGATATGTTAAGTGCGTATTCTGCCTTGAATCAAGGACATCGCCATCCAAAGATCATTCAAGCACTGAAGGATCAAGCGGATAAGGTAACTTTAACCTCGCGAGCTTTTTACAACGACCAATTAGGTCATTTCTATGAAAAAGTTGCTAATTTGACAAGCAAAGACATGGTTATACCGATGAACTCGGGAGCAGAAGCGGTAGAAACTGCAGTAAAAGCAGTACGTCGTTGGGCGTATGATAGTAAAAAGGTACCAGCTAATCAAGCAGAAATTATTGTTTGTGAAGGGAACTTTCATGGACGTACGATTACTATCACCTCTTTTTCTTCTGCGGATGAATACAAACGGGGCTTTGGACCTTTTACACCTGGGTTCAAAATTATCCCGTATGGAGACATTAAGGCATTAGAAGACGCGATTACGCCTAATACGGCTGCATTTTTGGTGGAACCGATTCAAGGAGAAGCGGGCATCATCATTCCAGAAGAAGGATTCTTACGTGAAGCGCGTCGTCTATGTGACGAGCACAATGTATTGTTGCTAGCGGACGAAATCCAAACTGGTTTTGGGCGTACAGGAAAAATGTTTGCTACAGACTGGGAAGGTATCAAAGCAGATATGTACATCATGGGAAAAGCATTGGGTGGAGGAGTATTCCCAATCTCTGCTGTAGCAGCTGATCGTGAGGTACTGGGCGTATTTGAACCAGGTTCGCACGGGTCTACCTTTGGAGGAAATCCACTAGGCTGTGCAGTAGCAGTGGCGGCGCTCGAAGTGTTGGAAGAAGAAGGTCTAGTGGAACGCTCTCTAGAGCTTGGAGCATATTTTATGGAAAAAATAAAAGAGATTAAGAACCCTCATATTAAAGACGTTCGTGGTAAAGGCTTGTTTATTGGATTAGAGCTAGATACAGAAGCTCGTCCATATTGTGAAAAACTAAAAACCTTGGGCTTGCTGTGCAAGGAAACACATGATACGACTATACGTTTTGCCCCGCCTCTTGTCATTAGTAAGGAAGAGCTGGATTGGGCGATTGAGCGAATTAAGCAAGTATTGGCGTAA
- a CDS encoding DUF4179 domain-containing protein — MNVHRLFSDNKKADIGLKNAATQGYVQKLNKKVTQLGITIEAKELMADTLRVAVLLDATDKEGKKIPILKILKWILKRRVQLLT; from the coding sequence ATTAATGTGCATCGTTTATTTTCGGATAATAAAAAAGCTGACATAGGATTAAAAAATGCCGCTACACAGGGATATGTTCAAAAACTAAATAAAAAAGTAACGCAACTAGGGATTACTATAGAAGCAAAAGAATTAATGGCAGATACGTTGCGAGTCGCCGTTCTGTTAGATGCCACAGATAAAGAAGGCAAAAAAATACCTATTTTAAAAATTTTAAAGTGGATATTGAAGAGAAGAGTGCAATTATTGACATAG
- the ilvA gene encoding threonine dehydratase codes for MNVTTSKLTIEDILVASHLLREVIVKTPLQRNAVLSNKYQCNVFLKREDLQVVRSFKLRGAYYLMRTLTEEQMKRGVVCASAGNHAQGVAYSCKALGAHGTIFMPTTTPRQKVSQVKLFGGDQVEIVLVGDTFDDSFSEAMKYGKEHDMTFIHPFDHEKIIAGQGTVGMEILNDMTEALDYLFVGIGGGGLAAGVGTCVKGISPLTDVIGVEPQGAASMKKSFNESQVVAMQEIDTFVDGAAVKQVGQLSYELCKEVIDDIVTVPEGKVCSTILDLYNQNAIVAEPAGALSIAALDEYQHKIKGKNVVCIVSGGNNDIDRMQDFKERSLIYEGLKHYFIINFPQRAGALREFLDEVLGPTDDITRFEYTKKNNKDNGPALVGIELKQKDDYEALMERMRQKGFPFMEINHNPTLFNLLI; via the coding sequence ATGAATGTAACAACCAGCAAACTCACCATAGAAGATATTCTGGTGGCAAGCCATCTATTGCGAGAAGTAATTGTTAAAACACCTCTGCAACGCAATGCGGTTCTGTCGAATAAATACCAGTGCAATGTGTTCCTTAAGCGGGAGGACTTACAGGTCGTTCGTTCATTTAAGTTGCGTGGCGCTTATTATCTCATGCGTACTTTAACCGAAGAACAAATGAAACGTGGAGTTGTCTGTGCTTCAGCAGGAAATCATGCACAGGGGGTTGCCTATTCCTGTAAAGCGTTAGGGGCGCATGGAACGATTTTTATGCCCACTACAACCCCGCGCCAAAAAGTGTCTCAAGTGAAGCTGTTCGGAGGTGATCAAGTAGAGATTGTTTTGGTCGGCGATACCTTCGATGATTCTTTTTCTGAGGCGATGAAATACGGGAAAGAACATGATATGACGTTCATTCACCCTTTTGATCATGAGAAAATTATTGCAGGTCAAGGTACGGTTGGAATGGAGATCTTAAATGATATGACGGAAGCATTAGATTATCTTTTTGTGGGCATCGGAGGGGGAGGTCTAGCGGCAGGAGTTGGAACATGTGTCAAAGGTATTAGTCCTCTAACAGATGTCATTGGGGTAGAGCCTCAAGGGGCAGCCTCTATGAAGAAGTCTTTTAATGAAAGCCAAGTGGTTGCTATGCAAGAGATTGATACATTTGTGGATGGAGCTGCGGTCAAGCAGGTAGGACAGCTCTCATATGAGCTATGCAAAGAAGTTATTGACGACATCGTCACGGTACCAGAAGGCAAAGTATGCAGTACAATCCTTGATTTATATAATCAAAATGCAATTGTAGCAGAGCCTGCTGGTGCACTTTCAATCGCGGCATTGGATGAATACCAGCATAAAATTAAAGGAAAAAATGTGGTCTGTATCGTCAGCGGAGGAAATAACGATATTGATCGCATGCAAGATTTCAAGGAGCGTTCTCTAATCTATGAGGGGCTCAAGCATTACTTTATCATTAATTTCCCTCAACGTGCTGGGGCACTGCGAGAGTTCCTAGATGAAGTACTTGGACCGACAGATGACATTACTAGATTTGAGTATACCAAGAAAAATAATAAAGATAATGGCCCTGCATTAGTTGGTATCGAATTAAAACAGAAAGACGATTACGAAGCGTTAATGGAGCGGATGAGACAAAAAGGCTTCCCTTTTATGGAAATTAATCATAATCCAACCTTGTTTAACCTGCTGATTTAG
- a CDS encoding amino acid permease, with protein sequence MSQQRSSHELQRTLKSRHLFMISLGGIIGTGLFLGSGYTISQAGPIGAVISYLVGGFIMYLTMLCLGELSVAMPVSGSFQTYTTKFISPAMGFTIGWLYWLGWAVTVALELLSSGLLMQRWFPDSPVWMWCAIFGVVLFLLNALSAKAFGETEFWFSSFKVAAILAFIVLGGAAMFGVLPFHSGEAAPMLSNFAETSWLPNGITGLLLTMITVNFSFQGTELIGIAAGESDNPEENIPKSIRATVWRTLIFFVLAITILAGLIPHQQAGVIESPFVIVFDKIGIPYAADIMNFVILTALLSVANSGLYAATRMLWSLSKTEMASPTLGKVNKKGVPMNALFLTFSIALLSLLSSAFAENTVYLWLISLAGLGAQVGWISISASQLAFRKHYLKNGGKLKDLKFRTPFYPILPLISLTLNLVVLASLAFDKNQRIALYCGGVFALFCLIYYFLRIKGKSMTNGSSDEDKTYHII encoded by the coding sequence ATGTCCCAACAACGTTCCTCTCATGAATTACAACGCACGCTGAAAAGTAGACACTTATTTATGATCTCACTCGGCGGAATTATTGGTACAGGGCTCTTCCTGGGCTCTGGCTATACTATTAGCCAAGCAGGTCCGATCGGAGCCGTCATCTCCTATCTTGTAGGTGGTTTCATCATGTACCTCACCATGCTATGTCTTGGTGAATTATCGGTTGCCATGCCTGTATCTGGTTCATTCCAGACGTACACAACTAAATTTATAAGTCCAGCAATGGGCTTTACCATTGGTTGGTTATACTGGTTGGGCTGGGCTGTAACAGTTGCCTTAGAGCTTTTATCTTCTGGCTTACTAATGCAACGTTGGTTCCCAGATTCACCGGTCTGGATGTGGTGCGCTATCTTTGGTGTTGTCCTCTTTTTACTCAATGCCCTTTCAGCCAAAGCTTTTGGCGAGACCGAATTCTGGTTCTCTAGTTTCAAGGTTGCCGCTATTCTAGCCTTTATTGTGCTCGGGGGTGCAGCAATGTTTGGAGTGTTACCATTCCATAGTGGTGAAGCTGCTCCTATGTTGAGCAATTTTGCCGAAACCTCTTGGTTGCCAAACGGAATTACGGGTCTATTGCTCACGATGATAACGGTGAACTTCTCCTTTCAAGGAACAGAGCTTATTGGCATCGCTGCTGGTGAGAGTGATAATCCAGAGGAAAACATTCCTAAGTCAATTCGGGCTACCGTTTGGCGAACACTTATCTTTTTTGTTTTGGCGATCACGATTCTAGCTGGCTTGATACCCCATCAACAAGCAGGGGTCATTGAAAGCCCGTTCGTCATTGTATTCGACAAAATTGGTATTCCATATGCCGCCGATATTATGAATTTTGTTATCCTTACGGCATTACTGTCCGTAGCTAATTCTGGTTTATATGCAGCTACTAGGATGTTGTGGTCCTTATCAAAAACAGAAATGGCCAGTCCTACACTTGGCAAAGTAAACAAAAAAGGTGTCCCCATGAACGCGTTGTTTCTCACCTTTTCCATTGCCCTATTATCCTTATTATCTAGCGCGTTTGCTGAAAATACCGTTTATCTTTGGTTGATCTCTCTTGCTGGATTAGGGGCGCAAGTTGGTTGGATTTCAATTTCTGCCTCTCAGTTAGCATTCCGTAAACATTATTTAAAGAATGGCGGGAAATTAAAGGATCTAAAATTTAGGACTCCATTCTATCCGATCTTACCGTTAATTAGTTTGACGCTCAATCTCGTTGTACTTGCCAGCTTAGCATTTGATAAAAATCAGCGAATAGCCTTGTATTGCGGTGGAGTGTTCGCTCTGTTCTGCTTGATCTATTACTTCCTACGTATTAAGGGAAAGTCCATGACCAATGGCTCTTCAGATGAAGATAAGACTTACCACATCATCTAG